A genomic segment from Janthinobacterium sp. 64 encodes:
- the greB gene encoding transcription elongation factor GreB, with protein MNKAFVKESDNDDDEEAAALALAIPAGAKNYITPAGYQRIKEELLQLIDVDRPEVVRIVHWAASNGDRSENGDYIYGKRRLREIDRRIRFLTKRMDLAAIVDPSVHHGNDQVFFGATVTYRTSDGATHTITIVGIDEFDPLNGKISWISPMARTITKAREGDVITLNTPQGEQELELLEVTYPAPGEG; from the coding sequence AATCCGACAACGACGACGATGAAGAAGCGGCCGCGCTGGCGCTGGCCATTCCCGCCGGCGCCAAGAACTACATCACGCCGGCCGGTTACCAGCGCATCAAGGAAGAGCTGCTGCAGCTGATCGACGTCGACCGTCCGGAAGTGGTGCGCATCGTGCATTGGGCGGCGTCGAATGGCGACCGGTCGGAAAATGGCGACTATATCTATGGCAAGCGCCGGCTGCGCGAAATCGACCGCCGCATCCGCTTCCTCACCAAGCGCATGGACCTGGCCGCCATCGTCGACCCCAGCGTGCATCATGGCAACGACCAGGTGTTTTTCGGCGCCACGGTAACCTATCGCACCAGCGACGGCGCAACGCACACGATCACCATCGTCGGCATCGATGAATTCGACCCGCTGAACGGCAAGATCAGCTGGATCTCGCCGATGGCGCGCACCATCACCAAGGCGCGCGAAGGCGATGTGATCACCCTCAACACGCCGCAGGGCGAGCAGGAGCTGGAGTTGCTGGAAGTGACATATCCGGCGCCGGGGGAGGGGTAG
- a CDS encoding transposase, whose product MARAQRLFMPGMPLHVVQRGADRQACFLDANDHLRYLSYLSLALQANPCRIHAYVHMTNHVHLLLSADTPATVSGLMKSLAQRYAQYFNWRYGRTGSIWDGRYKSCLVQDEIYLLVCQRYIELNPVRAGMVDFPGEYRWSSYRCNARGEHDSLVTAHPLYWRLGTSPAEARVAYRELFQRAWSMKELSQLRTSINAEFALGDQDFLRHIAERGDQP is encoded by the coding sequence ATGGCCCGCGCCCAGCGTTTGTTTATGCCTGGCATGCCTTTGCATGTGGTGCAGCGTGGGGCGGACAGGCAAGCATGCTTTCTTGATGCTAATGATCACCTGCGATACCTGTCTTATTTGAGTCTGGCGTTGCAAGCGAACCCATGCAGAATACATGCGTATGTGCACATGACTAATCATGTGCATTTGCTGTTGTCAGCGGATACGCCCGCCACCGTCTCTGGTTTGATGAAATCGCTGGCGCAACGTTACGCGCAATATTTCAATTGGCGCTATGGACGGACGGGAAGTATCTGGGATGGTCGTTACAAGTCGTGTCTGGTGCAAGATGAGATTTACCTACTGGTTTGTCAGCGTTATATCGAGCTCAATCCGGTTCGCGCTGGCATGGTTGATTTTCCAGGTGAATATCGTTGGTCCAGCTATCGCTGCAACGCGCGTGGCGAGCATGATAGCTTGGTAACTGCTCATCCGCTGTACTGGCGTCTGGGGACGAGTCCTGCTGAGGCACGTGTGGCGTATCGCGAACTTTTTCAACGGGCTTGGTCGATGAAAGAGTTAAGTCAGTTGCGCACCAGTATCAATGCCGAGTTTGCACTTGGGGATCAGGATTTTTTGCGGCATATTGCAGAACGTGGAGATCAGCCGTAA